Proteins encoded by one window of Microcebus murinus isolate Inina chromosome 2, M.murinus_Inina_mat1.0, whole genome shotgun sequence:
- the MCL1 gene encoding induced myeloid leukemia cell differentiation protein Mcl-1 isoform X2 yields MFGLKRNAVIGLNLYCGGAGLGAGSSGATPPGGRLLAAEKEATARREVGGGEAGTVIGGSPGASPPASLTPDARRVARPAPIGAEVPDVTATPERLLFFAPTRRAVPPEEMEAPAADAIMSPEDELDGYEPEPLGKRPAVLPLLELVGEASNGSGTEGSLPSTPPPAEEEEDELYRQSLEIISRYLREQATGAKDAKPMGRSGAASRKALETLRRVGDGVQRNHQTAFQGWVCGVLPCRGPRRWHQKCAAGFCRCCWSRSWFGISNKIAL; encoded by the exons ATGTTTGGCCTCAAAAGAAACGCGGTAATCGGACTCAACCTCTACTGTGGAGGGGCCGGATTGGGGGCCGGCAGCAGTGGCGCCACCCCCCCGGGAGGGCGGCTTTTGGCTGCCGAGAAGGAGGCCACTGCCCGGCGAGAGGTAGGGGGAGGGGAAGCCGGCACGGTGATTGGCGGAAGCCCCGGCGCAAGCCCCCCGGCCTCCCTCACGCCAGACGCCCGGAGGGTCGCGCGGCCGGCGCCCATTGGTGCCGAGGTCCCCGACGTCACCGCGACCCCCGAGAGGCTGCTGTTCTTCGCGCCCACCCGCCGCGCGGTGCCGCCTGAGGAGATGGAAGCCCCTGCCGCCGACGCCATCATGTCGCCCGAAGATGAGCTGGACGGGTACGAGCCGGAGCCTCTCGGGAAGCGGCCGGCTGTCCTGCCTTTGCTGGAGTTGGTCGGGGAGGCCAGTAATGGCTCCGGCACGGAAGGGTCACTACCCTCGACGCCGCCcccagcagaggaggaggaggacgagttGTACCGGCAGTCGCTGGAGATTATCTCTCGGTACCTTCGGGAGCAGGCAACCGGCGCCAAGGACGCAAAGCCAATGGGCAGGTCTGGGGCCGCCAGCAGGAAGGCGCTAGAGACCTTACGACGTGTCGGGGACGGTGTGCAGCGCAACCATCAGACGGCCTTCCAAG gaTGGGTTTGTGGAGTTCTTCCATGTAGAGGACCTAGAAGGTGGCATCAGAAATGTGCTGCTGGCTTTTGCAGGTGTTGCTGGAGTAGGAGCTGGTTTGGCATATCTAATAAGATAGCCTTGTAA
- the MCL1 gene encoding induced myeloid leukemia cell differentiation protein Mcl-1 isoform X1: MFGLKRNAVIGLNLYCGGAGLGAGSSGATPPGGRLLAAEKEATARREVGGGEAGTVIGGSPGASPPASLTPDARRVARPAPIGAEVPDVTATPERLLFFAPTRRAVPPEEMEAPAADAIMSPEDELDGYEPEPLGKRPAVLPLLELVGEASNGSGTEGSLPSTPPPAEEEEDELYRQSLEIISRYLREQATGAKDAKPMGRSGAASRKALETLRRVGDGVQRNHQTAFQGMLRKLDIKNEDDVKSLSRVMVHVFSDGVTNWGRIVTLISFGAFVAKHLKSINQESCIEPLAESITDVLVRTKRDWLVKQRGWDGFVEFFHVEDLEGGIRNVLLAFAGVAGVGAGLAYLIR; encoded by the exons ATGTTTGGCCTCAAAAGAAACGCGGTAATCGGACTCAACCTCTACTGTGGAGGGGCCGGATTGGGGGCCGGCAGCAGTGGCGCCACCCCCCCGGGAGGGCGGCTTTTGGCTGCCGAGAAGGAGGCCACTGCCCGGCGAGAGGTAGGGGGAGGGGAAGCCGGCACGGTGATTGGCGGAAGCCCCGGCGCAAGCCCCCCGGCCTCCCTCACGCCAGACGCCCGGAGGGTCGCGCGGCCGGCGCCCATTGGTGCCGAGGTCCCCGACGTCACCGCGACCCCCGAGAGGCTGCTGTTCTTCGCGCCCACCCGCCGCGCGGTGCCGCCTGAGGAGATGGAAGCCCCTGCCGCCGACGCCATCATGTCGCCCGAAGATGAGCTGGACGGGTACGAGCCGGAGCCTCTCGGGAAGCGGCCGGCTGTCCTGCCTTTGCTGGAGTTGGTCGGGGAGGCCAGTAATGGCTCCGGCACGGAAGGGTCACTACCCTCGACGCCGCCcccagcagaggaggaggaggacgagttGTACCGGCAGTCGCTGGAGATTATCTCTCGGTACCTTCGGGAGCAGGCAACCGGCGCCAAGGACGCAAAGCCAATGGGCAGGTCTGGGGCCGCCAGCAGGAAGGCGCTAGAGACCTTACGACGTGTCGGGGACGGTGTGCAGCGCAACCATCAGACGGCCTTCCAAG GCATGCTTCGGAAACTGGACATCAAAAACGAAGACGATGTCAAATCTTTGTCTCGAGTGATGGTCCATGTTTTCAGTGACGGCGTAACAAACTGGGGCAGGATTGTGACTCTAATTTCTTTTGGTGCCTTTGTGGCCAAACACTTGAAGAGCATAAATCAAGAAAGCTGCATCGAACCATTAGCAGAAAGTATCACAGACGTTCTTGTAAGGACAAAACGAGATTGGCTAGTCAAACAAAGAGGCTGG gaTGGGTTTGTGGAGTTCTTCCATGTAGAGGACCTAGAAGGTGGCATCAGAAATGTGCTGCTGGCTTTTGCAGGTGTTGCTGGAGTAGGAGCTGGTTTGGCATATCTAATAAGATAG